Proteins co-encoded in one Polaromonas vacuolata genomic window:
- a CDS encoding ANTAR domain-containing response regulator translates to MSDSSATRSTLRVTPPQLKELRALKIIVIHPDDADGMQLTQQLQRIGCQVQAFWPPVQILPTGIDIVFMAVRPDTIGLRFEWIQSEDAPTVIAVVTYENPTIIDAVLALGAQAVLPSPVRSFGLLTALVLARETHKENRSLTRRLRKVEAKLLGARHLSEAKTILMKTHNVSESQAYDLIRDQAMSKRTTIEDVAAAIVHASEVLSLGRR, encoded by the coding sequence ATGAGCGACAGTAGTGCTACGCGCAGCACATTGCGGGTGACGCCTCCGCAACTCAAAGAGCTACGTGCACTCAAAATTATTGTGATTCATCCTGATGATGCGGACGGCATGCAGTTGACTCAGCAGCTACAACGCATCGGTTGCCAGGTGCAAGCTTTCTGGCCTCCCGTACAGATTTTACCTACGGGCATCGACATCGTCTTCATGGCCGTGCGGCCCGACACCATTGGTTTGCGATTTGAATGGATACAGAGTGAAGATGCTCCGACCGTGATTGCAGTAGTGACATATGAAAATCCAACGATTATTGACGCTGTTCTAGCCTTAGGTGCTCAGGCAGTTCTACCTTCGCCGGTTCGTTCATTTGGATTATTAACAGCATTGGTTCTCGCTCGCGAAACCCACAAGGAAAATCGGTCATTGACACGCCGATTACGCAAGGTAGAAGCTAAACTGCTTGGGGCTCGGCATTTATCAGAGGCAAAAACAATTCTAATGAAAACGCACAACGTTTCCGAATCGCAAGCCTACGATCTAATTCGTGATCAAGCCATGAGCAAGCGCACAACAATAGAAGACGTCGCCGCGGCTATCGTTCATGCTAGTGAAGTTTTGTCACTTGGCAGGCGGTGA
- a CDS encoding IS30 family transposase produces MIYTHLTRDERYQIAILVKANFNQSEIAKMMDRDKSSISRELRRNRGLRGYRPKQANDKAQERRLACANSPRVADSTWAVVEEKLAEAWSPEQISGHLEASHQPGVSYESIYQYIYADKRAGGTLHKTLRCQKTRKKRSSGRERRGTISHQVSIELRPDIVLERARFGDWEADLVIGAGQKQALVTINERVSRYSIIFHVPFKTAQAVGDALITLLKPFAHCVHTLTTDNGKEFAQHERIASALSADFFFAHPYASWERGANENMNGLIRQFFPKGMRFNCITDDDIALAMHRLNHRPRKCLGYRTPHQVFMEQLESYQHTVALQA; encoded by the coding sequence ATGATTTACACACACCTCACCCGTGACGAACGTTACCAGATTGCAATCCTCGTCAAAGCAAACTTCAATCAAAGTGAAATTGCAAAAATGATGGACCGTGATAAATCGAGCATCAGCCGTGAGTTGCGTCGTAACCGCGGTCTACGAGGCTATCGCCCTAAGCAGGCAAATGACAAAGCCCAAGAACGTAGACTTGCCTGCGCCAATAGTCCTAGAGTTGCTGACTCGACATGGGCTGTAGTGGAGGAAAAGTTGGCTGAGGCTTGGAGCCCCGAGCAAATCAGCGGCCACCTCGAAGCTAGCCACCAACCCGGTGTTAGCTATGAGAGCATTTACCAGTACATCTACGCTGACAAACGCGCGGGCGGCACCTTGCATAAAACACTGCGTTGCCAGAAGACGCGAAAAAAACGCAGCAGTGGCCGTGAACGGCGCGGCACCATCTCTCACCAGGTCTCAATAGAACTGCGACCCGACATCGTGCTTGAGCGTGCGCGCTTTGGCGACTGGGAGGCTGATCTGGTGATTGGTGCCGGGCAGAAGCAAGCACTAGTGACGATTAATGAGCGTGTCTCTCGCTATTCAATAATTTTCCACGTGCCATTCAAAACAGCGCAAGCCGTAGGGGACGCGTTAATCACTTTACTCAAACCGTTCGCTCATTGCGTGCACACTCTCACGACTGATAACGGCAAGGAATTTGCCCAGCATGAACGAATAGCTTCTGCGCTGAGTGCAGATTTCTTTTTCGCCCATCCATACGCCTCGTGGGAGCGTGGGGCGAACGAGAATATGAACGGTTTGATTCGCCAGTTTTTCCCAAAGGGGATGCGCTTTAATTGCATCACCGACGATGACATTGCTTTAGCGATGCACAGGCTCAATCATCGTCCTAGAAAATGTTTAGGGTATCGAACGCCGCATCAGGTTTTTATGGAACAGTTAGAGTCCTATCAGCATACGGTTGCACTTCAAGCTTGA
- a CDS encoding tyrosine-type recombinase/integrase, with protein sequence MALELIKGERVIHALKRGAKRLNDGGGLYLLPFASGDTHYWRLDYTHEGRRKTLSLGVHPDVDLVMARQKSAKARATLAGGLNPSQERRQIRSVQLASIETEKRANAGLAPEGSFEAVARRWFAVKKDQWVDSYSSKVIRRLELHGMPRFGGKPLETITPKMILDACRAVEANDRLETAHRLREHCSSVFRFAIAEGADLRDPCQDIRDALKRPPVRHFPAITKPDELADLLKAIEQYAGTFVVRSALQLAPMLMVRPGELRLARWEEFDLDHGLWYIPSIRMKRTKDQKHNGQPHLVPLATQAVAVLEKLFAKTGDTGQVFPAEGRPGRFMSENTLNKAMRLMGYSSSQTTAHGFRATARTLIVEMLQIPESVVEAQLAHAVKDANGTAYNRTEFIKLRVEMMQTWAEYLEDLRLGRSKVVHPVLPAFTPVSRRTPQRRSSLADLNRPSSGLDYRSLSK encoded by the coding sequence ATGGCACTGGAATTGATTAAGGGCGAGCGCGTTATTCACGCGCTTAAACGTGGGGCCAAACGGCTCAACGACGGTGGGGGGCTTTATCTGCTTCCCTTCGCAAGTGGCGATACGCATTATTGGCGGCTAGATTACACACATGAGGGCAGGCGCAAGACCTTAAGTCTTGGCGTCCATCCCGATGTTGATCTGGTCATGGCCCGGCAAAAGTCGGCAAAGGCCAGAGCCACCCTTGCAGGTGGTCTGAATCCGTCGCAAGAGCGTCGACAGATCAGGTCTGTACAACTGGCATCCATCGAGACCGAAAAACGGGCTAATGCGGGCCTTGCGCCTGAAGGAAGCTTTGAGGCGGTGGCCAGGCGCTGGTTTGCCGTCAAAAAAGACCAATGGGTCGATAGCTACAGTTCCAAAGTCATCCGGCGCCTTGAACTTCACGGCATGCCTCGCTTTGGCGGCAAGCCGCTGGAGACGATCACGCCGAAAATGATTTTGGACGCCTGTAGGGCTGTCGAGGCTAACGATAGGCTTGAGACTGCTCACCGTCTGCGCGAGCATTGCTCGTCGGTTTTCCGGTTCGCGATTGCTGAAGGGGCCGACTTACGCGACCCGTGCCAAGATATCCGTGATGCTCTCAAGCGACCCCCTGTGCGGCATTTTCCAGCCATCACTAAACCTGATGAATTGGCCGATTTACTCAAGGCCATTGAACAATATGCAGGAACATTCGTTGTTCGATCTGCGTTGCAGCTAGCACCCATGCTGATGGTCCGACCCGGTGAACTTCGGTTGGCGCGATGGGAGGAATTCGATCTGGACCACGGCTTGTGGTACATACCGTCCATCCGCATGAAGCGAACCAAAGATCAAAAACACAACGGCCAACCGCATCTTGTGCCGCTGGCTACGCAGGCGGTAGCGGTGCTTGAAAAGTTATTCGCAAAAACTGGCGATACCGGACAGGTATTTCCGGCAGAAGGGCGTCCGGGCCGATTCATGTCTGAAAATACCTTGAACAAGGCTATGCGGCTCATGGGCTATTCGTCAAGCCAGACAACTGCTCATGGCTTTAGGGCCACAGCGCGAACGCTGATTGTGGAGATGCTGCAAATCCCAGAGTCCGTGGTTGAGGCGCAACTGGCACATGCTGTGAAGGACGCTAACGGGACGGCATACAACCGCACAGAGTTCATCAAACTACGGGTTGAGATGATGCAGACGTGGGCTGAGTACCTTGAAGATTTACGCTTAGGGCGGAGCAAAGTCGTACATCCGGTTTTACCTGCATTTACGCCAGTGTCGCGTCGTACGCCGCAAAGACGTTCGAGTCTTGCCGACTTGAACCGGCCTTCAAGCGGACTCGACTACCGTAGTCTGAGTAAGTAG
- a CDS encoding response regulator, whose translation MANILVVDDELGIRDLLSEILNDEGHQVESAENAAQARAARLRMKPDLVLLDIWMPDTDGVTLLKEWSASGLLTMPVIMMSGHATIDTAVEATKIGALAFLEKPITLQKLLKAVEQGLSRSIGRKVVPLGTVVRPSDVMADTALMSIALPPVIDLGPQATQSFVLEKPLRDARDEFEKAYFEFHLAKEGGSMTRVAEKTGLERTHLYRKLKQLGVDLSRGKRSVA comes from the coding sequence ATGGCAAATATTTTGGTGGTCGATGACGAGTTAGGTATTCGCGACCTACTGTCAGAAATTCTTAACGATGAAGGTCATCAGGTAGAGAGCGCTGAAAACGCAGCCCAAGCCAGAGCCGCCCGCCTTCGTATGAAGCCAGACTTGGTCTTGCTAGACATCTGGATGCCCGACACCGACGGCGTCACCTTGCTGAAGGAATGGTCGGCCAGTGGACTGCTGACCATGCCCGTCATCATGATGAGCGGCCACGCCACCATAGACACGGCAGTAGAGGCCACCAAGATAGGTGCGTTGGCATTTCTAGAAAAGCCGATCACGCTACAAAAACTGCTAAAAGCTGTCGAGCAAGGCTTGAGCCGCTCCATAGGCCGCAAAGTAGTGCCACTAGGCACAGTTGTGCGGCCTTCCGACGTGATGGCGGACACCGCCTTAATGAGTATTGCGTTGCCCCCGGTCATAGACCTAGGCCCGCAGGCCACCCAAAGCTTCGTGTTGGAAAAGCCTTTGCGCGATGCCCGCGACGAGTTCGAAAAAGCCTATTTCGAGTTTCATTTGGCCAAGGAAGGCGGCTCAATGACTCGCGTCGCAGAAAAAACCGGTCTAGAGCGCACCCACCTTTACCGCAAGCTCAAACAACTAGGCGTAGACCTTTCGCGCGGAAAACGCAGCGTTGCCTAA
- a CDS encoding sensor histidine kinase, giving the protein MSEPHNPPIKNSRAFRWTVGVGVGAVVALGLVLMFLLTQATGNRELYERNYERLLILNVVVAALLLLVIGWIVLRLLFRLRRGRFGSRLLLKLAAIFALVGLAPGLMIYVVSYQFVSRSIESWFDVKVEGALDAGLNLGRATLDQMALDLSSKTRQAATQIAELPDASVGLTLERLRDQLSASDLVLWSASGQVISSVGASRFTINPERPATQQFRAARLQRVVTQIEGLDEMTSSGIGELASGVFAPPSIATPARIKALAVVNNPNVGLLGETRFLQITVNIPPTLVANAIAVQEANREYQERALARGGLRKMYIGTLTLSLFLAVFGAVLLAVILGNQLAKPLLLLAEGVRQVTSGDLTPKAVLAGRDELGGLTRSFADMTQQLADARTAVQQSMSQVDAARVNLQTILDNLTAGVIVLDAAGRIHSSNPGATRILRLPLAAHHGQLLGEVAGLESFAREVQQQFENFRRDYLVDGATHGQEQWQQSFELNAAALGAQDTATTLIARGAKMPGAEEYLLVFDDVSEMVSAQRAQAWGEVARRLAHEIKNPLTPIQLSAERLEMKLTGKLGEPEQALLTKSVKTIVDQVDAMKRLVNEFRDYARLPAAELKPVNLNALINDVLCLYGSENALVPVFCELDEQAPEVLGDEQQLRQVIHNLLQNAQDAHEGKPDGKVTIKTDFIAATRRVRLSVRDRGTGFPEYILKRAFEPYVTTKVKGTGLGLAVVKKIADEHRARIDISNRVEDGQVRGAQVSLSFAVVV; this is encoded by the coding sequence GTGAGCGAGCCTCACAATCCGCCCATCAAAAACAGCCGCGCTTTTCGTTGGACTGTAGGCGTAGGGGTCGGTGCAGTAGTGGCTTTAGGCTTGGTGTTGATGTTTTTATTGACCCAAGCGACGGGCAACCGCGAGCTTTACGAGCGCAATTACGAGCGCTTGCTCATTCTCAACGTCGTCGTCGCTGCTTTGCTGCTGTTGGTGATTGGCTGGATTGTGCTGCGCTTGCTGTTTCGTTTGCGTCGCGGCCGCTTTGGCAGTCGGCTGCTGCTAAAACTAGCGGCGATTTTTGCGCTAGTGGGTCTGGCTCCCGGCTTGATGATTTATGTGGTGTCTTATCAGTTTGTTTCGCGCTCGATTGAAAGTTGGTTTGACGTCAAGGTCGAAGGCGCGCTGGACGCTGGCCTGAATCTGGGTCGGGCTACGCTAGACCAAATGGCGCTCGATTTATCCAGCAAGACGCGTCAGGCGGCCACGCAGATTGCTGAACTTCCCGATGCTTCTGTCGGTTTAACGCTAGAGCGCCTGCGCGACCAGCTCTCAGCCAGCGATCTGGTGCTGTGGTCAGCCTCCGGCCAAGTCATCTCTAGCGTCGGTGCGTCGCGTTTCACTATCAACCCCGAGCGACCCGCCACGCAGCAGTTTCGTGCCGCGCGTTTGCAGCGCGTCGTCACCCAGATAGAGGGGCTGGACGAGATGACTTCTAGCGGCATTGGAGAGCTCGCCAGCGGCGTTTTTGCGCCGCCCAGCATCGCCACGCCTGCGCGTATTAAAGCGCTGGCCGTGGTCAATAATCCGAATGTTGGCCTATTGGGTGAGACGCGATTTTTGCAAATCACAGTCAATATTCCACCCACTCTGGTCGCCAATGCCATCGCTGTGCAAGAGGCCAACCGCGAATACCAAGAGCGCGCCTTAGCCCGTGGTGGTCTGCGAAAAATGTATATAGGCACACTCACGCTCAGTCTTTTCTTGGCGGTGTTTGGTGCGGTATTGTTAGCCGTCATTTTGGGAAATCAACTGGCCAAACCGCTATTGCTGCTGGCCGAAGGCGTGCGCCAGGTGACCAGTGGCGACCTCACGCCCAAAGCGGTGTTGGCGGGCCGCGATGAGCTAGGCGGGCTGACCCGCTCTTTTGCCGACATGACGCAGCAGCTGGCTGACGCCCGCACGGCAGTGCAGCAAAGCATGAGCCAAGTCGATGCTGCGCGAGTGAATTTGCAAACCATACTGGATAACCTCACAGCTGGCGTCATCGTACTGGACGCCGCTGGCCGGATTCATTCCAGCAATCCTGGCGCTACCCGCATATTGCGCCTGCCGCTAGCAGCCCATCACGGCCAGTTGCTGGGCGAGGTCGCTGGGCTAGAGTCGTTTGCCCGAGAAGTTCAGCAGCAGTTTGAAAACTTTCGCCGCGACTATTTGGTAGATGGTGCAACCCACGGCCAAGAGCAGTGGCAACAATCGTTTGAGCTCAATGCCGCTGCGCTGGGTGCGCAAGACACCGCCACTACGCTAATTGCACGCGGCGCAAAAATGCCGGGTGCTGAAGAGTATTTACTGGTTTTTGACGATGTCTCAGAAATGGTCTCAGCCCAACGCGCCCAAGCCTGGGGCGAGGTCGCACGGCGGCTGGCGCACGAGATCAAAAATCCACTCACCCCAATCCAACTCTCGGCTGAACGGCTGGAGATGAAACTCACCGGCAAGCTGGGCGAGCCTGAGCAGGCACTGCTGACCAAGTCGGTCAAAACCATAGTCGATCAGGTCGACGCCATGAAGCGCTTGGTCAATGAGTTTCGCGACTACGCACGCTTGCCTGCTGCTGAGCTAAAGCCGGTCAACCTGAACGCCTTGATCAACGACGTATTGTGTTTATACGGCTCTGAAAACGCCTTGGTGCCAGTGTTCTGTGAGCTCGATGAGCAAGCGCCTGAAGTGCTCGGAGATGAGCAGCAGTTGCGTCAAGTCATTCACAATTTGCTACAAAATGCACAGGATGCGCATGAGGGGAAACCCGACGGCAAGGTCACCATCAAAACCGATTTTATTGCCGCTACACGGCGTGTGCGCTTATCGGTGCGAGATCGCGGAACCGGCTTTCCAGAGTACATTCTCAAGCGCGCTTTTGAGCCCTATGTAACGACTAAAGTCAAAGGCACGGGACTGGGGCTGGCGGTAGTAAAGAAAATTGCTGACGAGCATAGGGCGCGCATAGACATTTCTAACCGCGTTGAAGATGGGCAGGTGCGGGGCGCTCAAGTATCATTGTCTTTTGCTGTCGTAGTTTAG
- a CDS encoding DUF4390 domain-containing protein, translating into MMAFITQHLKNVRVDLLVRRLRIFWLLPLLLCVLFSAHLLRAAELSQLKVESADDGIYLSALVNFELPLAVEDALLKGIPMLFLVEADIYRDRWYWTDRRVAGATRTIRLAFQPLTRRFRVNIVTGLVESSTGLRATLNQNYDSLPEALAAVQRLARWRIADISEINPDLPHKLNFSFQLDLSQLPRPFQIGVAGQKDWTISVSASERLQLERIRPPVIDKSKATP; encoded by the coding sequence ATGATGGCTTTTATTACGCAGCACTTGAAAAACGTCAGAGTTGATCTGCTGGTGCGACGCCTGCGCATTTTCTGGCTGTTGCCCCTGCTGCTGTGTGTGCTGTTCAGCGCGCACCTCCTTAGGGCCGCAGAGCTAAGTCAACTCAAGGTTGAAAGCGCCGACGACGGCATCTACCTGTCTGCGTTGGTGAATTTTGAATTGCCGCTGGCGGTTGAGGATGCCCTCTTGAAAGGCATTCCTATGTTGTTTCTGGTCGAGGCCGACATCTATCGCGACCGCTGGTATTGGACCGACCGGCGCGTCGCAGGCGCAACCCGCACCATACGCCTAGCCTTTCAGCCGCTGACCCGGCGCTTTCGCGTCAATATCGTCACCGGTCTGGTGGAGAGTTCCACTGGTTTACGCGCCACTTTGAATCAGAACTACGACAGCTTGCCTGAAGCCTTGGCTGCGGTGCAGCGCTTAGCGCGTTGGCGCATCGCTGACATCAGTGAAATTAATCCAGATTTGCCGCACAAGCTGAACTTTAGCTTTCAACTCGATTTGTCCCAGCTGCCAAGACCTTTTCAGATCGGTGTGGCCGGACAAAAAGACTGGACGATTTCAGTTAGCGCCAGCGAACGCCTGCAGTTAGAGCGCATTCGCCCGCCAGTGATAGATAAATCCAAGGCTACGCCGTGA
- the rsmB gene encoding 16S rRNA (cytosine(967)-C(5))-methyltransferase RsmB, which translates to MQDNPTQVPLWRQLQGAASLLMAVRDGQSLTAALEDVDSQLRPGVQSLGFHTLRWLGRAEALRMQLVSRPPPPEADALLCVVLALAWQVDGAPHDGPAYTAYTLVDQAVEAAKRSDATKHQASFINGCLRRFLREQAALVAVTERNPQAVWNHPQWWIDRVRLDHPNQWQDILRANNTRAPLILRINVRKTTQAAYLQVLHDAGIEATAVGQAGIVLANAQSVPSLPGFDLGWFSVQDAAAQMAAPLLLEGLPEGGPEGGQPGLKAALPGQPRLRILDACAAPGGKTAHLLELADADVVALDIDARRCERVAHNLARLGLTAKIVIGDAARPRAWWDGHAFDAILLDAPCTASGIVRRHPDVRWLRRPTDIGQLASIQTQLLESLWPLLKPGGRLVYCTCSVFRAEGQSQVQTFVSRHTDAQLMPSPGHLLPQTSAVGTAMLDNLMREHDGFYYAALEKRQS; encoded by the coding sequence ATGCAAGACAACCCGACCCAAGTTCCCCTCTGGCGCCAGCTACAAGGCGCAGCCTCCCTTTTGATGGCAGTGCGAGACGGGCAGTCGCTGACGGCTGCGCTGGAAGATGTGGACAGCCAGCTACGGCCTGGCGTGCAATCGCTGGGCTTTCATACTCTGCGTTGGCTAGGCCGCGCTGAGGCGCTGCGCATGCAACTGGTCAGCCGACCACCACCGCCAGAAGCCGACGCACTGCTTTGCGTGGTGCTGGCGTTAGCTTGGCAAGTTGATGGCGCGCCACACGACGGTCCAGCCTACACCGCTTACACCTTGGTCGATCAAGCCGTAGAAGCGGCCAAGCGCAGCGACGCGACCAAGCATCAAGCGAGTTTTATTAATGGTTGTTTGCGCAGATTCCTGCGCGAGCAGGCAGCGCTGGTTGCAGTGACCGAGCGCAATCCCCAAGCCGTCTGGAATCATCCGCAGTGGTGGATAGACCGGGTGCGACTAGACCATCCCAACCAGTGGCAAGACATACTGCGCGCCAACAACACCCGGGCACCATTAATCTTGCGTATCAACGTGCGTAAAACCACCCAAGCTGCTTATCTGCAAGTGCTACATGATGCGGGCATTGAGGCCACAGCCGTCGGTCAAGCCGGCATTGTGCTGGCTAACGCCCAGTCTGTGCCGTCATTGCCAGGCTTTGATCTGGGCTGGTTTTCGGTTCAAGACGCTGCTGCCCAGATGGCCGCACCGCTGCTTCTCGAAGGCTTGCCAGAAGGTGGGCCAGAGGGCGGACAGCCGGGACTGAAGGCTGCATTACCCGGTCAGCCGCGGCTACGTATCTTGGACGCCTGCGCGGCGCCTGGCGGTAAAACGGCGCATTTGCTGGAACTGGCCGATGCTGACGTAGTGGCACTAGACATTGATGCACGCCGCTGTGAACGCGTGGCCCACAATTTAGCACGGCTGGGTTTGACGGCAAAAATAGTCATTGGCGATGCGGCCCGGCCAAGAGCTTGGTGGGATGGCCACGCTTTTGACGCGATTTTGCTGGACGCGCCTTGCACCGCCTCTGGCATAGTGCGGCGTCACCCCGATGTGCGCTGGTTGCGCCGGCCTACAGACATAGGTCAACTCGCCAGTATTCAGACCCAGTTGCTCGAATCTCTCTGGCCTTTGCTCAAACCCGGTGGCCGACTGGTCTACTGCACTTGCTCGGTTTTCCGCGCTGAGGGTCAGAGTCAAGTGCAAACGTTTGTCTCACGCCACACTGATGCACAGTTAATGCCCTCACCAGGTCATTTACTGCCGCAAACTAGCGCTGTTGGCACTGCTATGTTGGACAATTTAATGCGTGAACATGATGGCTTTTATTACGCAGCACTTGAAAAACGTCAGAGTTGA
- a CDS encoding NAD(P)/FAD-dependent oxidoreductase gives MKPKTVPVFLATTGLRRRALLQSSAALALIGLGGNVIAAGMPSKATVVVIGGGFGGATAAKYVRLLSGYKIEVVLIEPQTAFVSSPMSNLVVGGRWQMADITMPFASLSKNHGVTLVRDYVSAIDSAKKTVTLASGVSIGYDKLVLSPGVDLQLDAIQGLVAGNASGQILHAWKAGAQTAALRQQLADMPDGGVYAITIPPAPYRCPPGPYERASLVAAYFKAEKPRSKVLILDANPDVVSKAALFKKVWAEDYAGILDYRCSHNVSSVDGKTGMVYFDFQDAVKADVLNVLPPMRACGIAIKAGLNNQANQRWCGVNFLNFESTVAKDVHVLGDAIQVAPAMPKSAHMANHHGKVAAAAIVAELAGRDINPAPMLTDTCYSFVDGRRGIHEASVYEYIVAEKTFRSVAGAGQVCSQPSEIEGSYAINWAKNIWADTLV, from the coding sequence ATGAAACCCAAAACAGTCCCTGTATTTCTAGCTACCACTGGCCTGAGGCGCCGAGCCCTTTTGCAGTCTTCTGCTGCCCTCGCTCTGATCGGCTTGGGCGGCAACGTGATTGCCGCCGGAATGCCGTCCAAGGCCACGGTTGTGGTCATTGGTGGCGGGTTTGGCGGCGCTACGGCGGCCAAGTATGTGCGCTTACTTAGCGGCTACAAAATTGAGGTGGTTTTGATTGAGCCACAAACGGCCTTTGTGTCCAGCCCCATGTCCAATCTGGTGGTGGGTGGGCGCTGGCAGATGGCTGACATCACTATGCCCTTCGCCAGCTTGAGTAAAAACCACGGCGTGACGCTGGTGCGTGATTACGTCAGTGCGATTGATAGCGCTAAAAAAACCGTCACCTTGGCCAGTGGCGTCAGCATAGGCTATGACAAGTTGGTGCTGTCCCCCGGTGTTGACTTGCAGTTGGATGCGATACAGGGCTTGGTCGCTGGCAACGCCTCGGGCCAGATTTTGCATGCTTGGAAGGCTGGCGCGCAAACCGCAGCGCTGCGCCAGCAACTCGCTGACATGCCTGACGGCGGCGTCTACGCCATTACCATTCCCCCAGCGCCATACCGCTGTCCACCTGGCCCGTACGAGCGAGCTTCATTAGTGGCGGCTTACTTCAAAGCCGAAAAACCGCGCAGCAAGGTCTTGATATTGGATGCGAATCCGGACGTGGTCTCTAAAGCCGCGCTGTTTAAAAAAGTCTGGGCTGAAGACTACGCTGGCATTCTCGACTACCGCTGCAGCCACAATGTGTCATCGGTCGATGGCAAGACCGGCATGGTCTATTTTGATTTTCAAGACGCGGTAAAAGCCGATGTACTCAATGTGTTGCCACCCATGCGCGCCTGCGGCATTGCCATTAAAGCGGGGCTGAATAATCAAGCCAATCAACGTTGGTGCGGCGTGAATTTTCTAAACTTTGAGTCCACCGTCGCCAAGGACGTGCATGTGCTGGGTGACGCAATACAAGTCGCGCCGGCCATGCCTAAAAGTGCCCACATGGCTAACCACCACGGCAAGGTGGCCGCCGCCGCCATCGTCGCTGAATTGGCTGGACGGGATATCAATCCTGCCCCTATGCTGACTGACACCTGCTATAGCTTTGTGGATGGCCGGCGTGGAATTCATGAGGCCAGCGTGTACGAATACATCGTGGCCGAGAAAACATTCAGATCCGTTGCTGGCGCTGGCCAGGTGTGCAGCCAGCCTAGTGAGATCGAGGGCAGTTACGCGATCAATTGGGCGAAAAATATTTGGGCTGATACGCTGGTCTAA
- a CDS encoding LemA family protein: protein MSAQSITLLVICVVLVCWVVGAYNRLVRLKNAIANAFAQIDVQFKRRYDLIPHLVEAAKKYLRHENETLETVTLARNVAKTASEAVRSRPTNAQAVSALSAAEQVLDGKLGQFFAVSESYPALKGDATIRELSEALASTENKVAFSRQAYNDAVLDYNNARAQFPAVLVARLFRFSPALVLRETESAAERQAIRTNL from the coding sequence GTGTCAGCTCAATCCATCACTCTCCTCGTCATCTGCGTCGTGCTGGTTTGCTGGGTCGTCGGTGCCTACAACCGCTTGGTTAGACTCAAGAACGCGATCGCCAACGCTTTTGCGCAGATCGATGTTCAATTCAAACGTCGCTATGACTTAATACCCCACTTGGTAGAAGCTGCTAAAAAGTACTTGCGGCATGAAAATGAAACCCTTGAGACCGTCACGTTAGCGCGTAATGTTGCTAAAACCGCTAGCGAAGCCGTGCGTAGTCGTCCCACCAATGCCCAAGCCGTGAGCGCGTTGTCGGCGGCCGAGCAAGTGTTAGACGGCAAGCTGGGTCAGTTCTTCGCCGTGTCTGAGTCGTATCCCGCATTAAAGGGAGATGCCACTATCCGTGAGCTTTCCGAAGCGCTGGCCAGCACTGAAAACAAAGTGGCTTTCTCGCGCCAAGCTTATAACGATGCGGTACTCGATTACAACAACGCCCGAGCTCAGTTTCCTGCTGTGCTGGTGGCAAGACTGTTTAGGTTCTCACCCGCGCTGGTGTTGCGTGAGACCGAAAGCGCTGCCGAACGACAAGCTATTCGTACTAATCTTTAA